Sequence from the Enhydrobacter sp. genome:
ACGGCTCGACCGGCACGACCGAGGCCGTGCTGATGGCCAACCGGGTCACCCGGCGCCACAAGGCGCTGATCTCTGGCGGGTTGCATCCGCAGTACCGCAGCATCATCGAGACCACCGGCAAGTGGGAGGGCTTCGAATCGGTGGTCGGCAAGCCCGACGCCGAGGGGCTTGAGGATCTGATCGCCCGGGTCGACAAGGAGACCTCCTGCGTCGTCGTGCAGAATCCGAGCTTCTTCGGCCATGTGCGCGACTTCTCCCGGCTTGCCGAGGCCTGCCATGCCGCTGGCGCGCTCCTGATCGTGGTCGTCACGGAAGTCGTCTCTCTCGGCCTGCTCAAGCCGCCGGGCGAGATGGGCGCCGACATCGTGGTCTGCGAGGGCCAGTCGATCGGCAACGGTCTCGGCTTCGGCGGCCCCTATGTCGGCCTGTTCGCCACGCGCGACAAGTACGTGCGCCAGATGCCCGGACGCCTCGTCGGCGAGACCGTCGACGCCGATGGCCGGCGCGGTTTCGTGCTGACGCTCTCGACGCGCGAGCAGCACATCCGCCGTGAGAAGGCGACGTCGAACATCTGCACCAACGCCGGCCTGTGCGCGCTCGCCTTCACCGTGCATCTCACGCTGCTCGGCGAGGCGGGTTTCCGGCGCCTTGCCGAGCTCAACCATGCCAAGGCCAGCGAGCTCGCCGACCGCATTGGCGCGTTGCCCGGCGTGAAGGTGCTGAACGACAGCTTCTTCAACGAATTCACCGTCGCCCTGCCGAAACCCGCGGCCCCGGTGGTCGAGGCGTTGGCGGCGAAGCGCATCCTCGGCGGCCTGCCGGTCTCGCGGCTGCTGCCCGGCGACAAATCGGTCGAGAACCTGCTGCTGGTCGCCGTCACCGAGACGGCGACGGAGGCGGGCATGGCGCCGCTCCTCGCCGGCCTGAAGGAGGTGCTGTGATGTCGGCGTCCCAGGATCGCTCCCAGGGCCGCGCCGGCGGCATCGTATCGGGTGGCGCCGCGGCGCCCGCCACCTTCACCGGCAATCGCGGTCTGCAGATCGAGGAGCCGTTGATCTTCGAGATGGGTCAGCCCGGCCGTTGCGGCGTCGACCTGCCGGAACCGCCCAAGGTGAAGGATCGCCTGAACGGCCTGCGCCGCACCGGCGAGATCGGCCTGCCGGGCCTCAGCGAGCCGCAGGTCGTGCAGCACTACACGCGGCTCAGCCAGAAGAACTACGCCATCGACATGGGCGTCTATCCGCTGGGCTCGTGCACCATGAAGCACAATCCCCGGATCAACGAGAAGGTGGCCCGCCTGCCCGGCATCGGCGACTTGCACCCCCTGCAGCCGGTGTCGACGGTGCAGGGTGCGCTCGAGCTGATCGACGCGCTGGCGCATTGGCTGAAGACGCTGACCGGCATGCCGGCCGTGGCCATGTCGCCCGCCGCCGGCGCGCATGGCGAGATGTGCGGCATGATGGCAATCGCCGCCGCGCTCGACGCCAAGGGCGAGCGCGGCAAGCGGCGTGTCGTGCTGGCGCCCGAATCGGCGCACGGCACCAACCCGGCGACGGCGGCGGCGCTCGGCTTCACCGTCAAGCCGATCCCTGCGAACGAGCGCGGCCGCGTCGATCTGGCGGCGCTCAAGGCGGCACTCGGGCCCGATGTGGCGGCGATCATGCTGACCAATCCCAACACCTGCGGTCTGTTCGAGAGCGAGATCGTCGACATCGCCAAGGCGGTGCATGACGCCGGCGCCTACTTCTACTGCGACGGCGCCAACTTCAACGCCATCGTCGGCCGCGTGCGCCCGGGCGATCTCGGCATCGACTGCATGCACATCAACCTGCACAAGACCTTCTCGACGCCGCACGGCGGCGGCGGCCCGGGGGCGGGGCCGGTGGTGCTGTCGGCGGCTCTCGCGCCCTACGCGCCCTATCCCTGGATCGTGAAGCAGGGCGACAAATGGACCATCGCCGAGGACGGTGCGGCGGTCGGCGGCAGGCCGCTCGGACGGCTGAAGGCCTTCCACGGCCAGATGGGCATGTTCACCCGTGCGCTCGCCTACATCCTGAGCCACGGCGCCGACGGGCTGAAGCAGGCGGCCGAGGACGCGGTCCTCTCCGCCAACTATGTGATGGCCTCGCTCAAGGACATCATGACGCCCGCCTTCGAGGGACCGTGCATGCACGAGTGCCTGTTCGACGACGGCTTCCTCAAGGACACCGGCGTGAGCACGCTCGACTTCGCCAAGGCGATGATCGACGAGGGCTACCATCCGATGACGATGTACTTCCCGCTGGTGGTGCATGGCGCGATGCTGATCGAGCCGACCGAAAGCCAGGCCAAGGAAGACGTCGACCAGTTCATCGGCGCCCTGCGCTCGCTCGCCGAGCGTGCGCGGAGCGGCACGGCGGCCGACGACTTCAAGGCGGCGCCGCGCTTTTCGCCCCGGCGGCGACTCGACGAGACCCTGGCGGCGCGCAAGCCCGTGCTGCGTTGGCGGCCTGGCAGCAATTTCAAGCAGGCGGCGGAATAGGGAATGGGGGACCCGTGAGGGTCCCCCATGTCTGCTCGAGCGGGCGCTACGACTGCTTGCACGACGACGCGGGCAGGCCGCGTTCCGTCGCCGCCTTCACGCATTCCTCCATGCTCGTGAATGCGTTGGCCTGCGCGGGCGCCGACTGCACGGTCTGCGCCGCGTGGTTGCCCTTGTCCTCGGACAGGACGTCCACGGTCGTGGCGCCGAGAGTGAACGCACCAGCGCCGATGGCGATCAAAAAGAAGAGCGGCATGGCAAACTCCTTCGTTGCTTGACCTGCGCCGTGAGGCGCCGTCGACGAGAACGCGGGCAGGTCGGGCAGGTGGCGCGGGCCCCGGCCGCCAGGAGTGCCGATAACACGCCGATGACATGCAACCCGTGCGGCTGTTGCGCTCCGGCAACAGGGCGCGACCCGGCCGTAGCCGTGCTAGGCTGGCGCCCAGGGACATTGGAAGCGGGTCGAGGTGCAGATCGTGGAAGCGTTGAGCGTTCTCTTGCCGGTGTTCGCGGTTTTCATCCCGGCGCTCCTCCTGCCGGGGCCGGATTTCGTCGGCGTCGTGCGTTCCTCGATGACGCGCGGCACGGCGGCGGGCCTCATGACCACGATCGGCGTGTCGGTCGGGCTCGGCATGTACGTGGCCCTGAGCCTGCTCGGCCTCTCGGCGGTGCTCATCGAATACCAGTGGCTCACCTGGGCGGTGCGCGTTCTGGGCGGCGCCTACCTGATCTGGCTCGGCATCAAGCTGCTGCGCGCCAGGCCCGCGACCCTCGACGAGACGGAGGTGCGGGGACCAGTGCGCGGCAATGCGCTCCTCTTCGGCTTTCTCGTCACCCTCACCAACCCCAAGGCGATCGTGCTGTTCGCCAGTGTGTTTGCCACCGCCGTCACCGCCAGCACGCCGGTCTGGTTGATGGCGCTGATGATCGCCCTGGTGATGGCAAGCTCGCTCGTCTGGTACTCGATCGTGTCGCTCTTCATGTCGTCGGCACCGGTGATGCGCCGTTTCCGCCATGCCAGGCACTGGATCGAGCGGGTGGCGGGCGCGTCCTTCGTGCTGATCGGCGGTCGGGTCATTGCCGACGCGCGAAACCCGGTCACGCCGTAGGGTCAGACTGCCGGCTCGATATCGGTCTTGGTGAAGTCGTCTCCCTTGAACAACAGGGAAATGCCGCGATTTCGGGCCATGGCGTAGGCGAAGCAATCGGCGAGATTGAGCTGGGCCGGATGGCCTCGGCCCTTGCCGTATCGCGCAAACGCAACGAGCGCCGTTTGCGCCTCCTCTGCCGTGAGCGGCATGCATTGGATACTGGCGATGCGCAGGAACTCCAGAACGTCGGCCGACGCTTCCTCGATCGTCGCGTGTCGCGTGCGGCAAAGCCCGAGCGTCGCCTCGAACACCGCAATGGCGGAAGTCAGCGCCGATCCGTTGCGCTCGATGGCGTCGGCGAGAAGCTCCGCTTCGGGTTCGCGATCGAGGATGGCGACGATGGCCGATGCGTCGACGAACATCAGCCGTCGTCGCTCAAGTCGTCGTAGAACTTCTTGTCCGCCGCCAGTCCCGTGGCGGGACGTTTCCCGATTCGATCCTGGATCGGTCGGAGCCGCTCCCGCAGGGGAATGGCCTGATCGAGACGCCGAAGCTCGTTCTCCAGTGCGAGCTTCACCGCTTCGGTCTTGTTCACGCGTTTGCGCGACGCCAGCGCCTCGGCGAGGCGGTTGACCTCTTCGCTGCGAATCGTCAGAGGCATCTGGGCATCTTTGTATATACTATATTACAATGTCGTATTTACGTACGACATGGTCAAGTCCCTTGCCTGATGAAGACTATCTAAGTATTTGCAGGAAATGCGTATTTTCACCACACTCCCGCAGGAAGACCTGCGCAAGGTCGGCCCGGCCGCCCGCCAAATCGAGGCGGACGGCTACACCGGCGTCGCCACGCAGGAAAATCGCCACGACCCGTTCCTGTCGCTCGCCGTGGCCGGGGCGGCGACCGAGCGCATCGAGTTGCACACCAGCGTCGCCATCGCCTTCGCGCGCTCGCCCATGGTCTGCGCCAATGTCGGCTGGGATCTCGCCGCCAGCACCGGCGGACGCTTCACCCTCGGTCTGGGCAGCCAGGTGCGGGCCCACAACGAGAAGCGCTTCTCGGTGCCGTGGTCGGCGCCGGCGCCGCGCATGCGCGAGTACGTGCAGGCAGTGCGGGCGATCTGGGCCGCCTGGAAGGGCGACGGCAAGCTCCGATACGAGGGCAAGCACTATCGCTTCACGCTGATGACGCCCAACTTCACGCCCGAGCCCTACGACGCGCCGGCGCCGCGCATCGGCATCGCCGCCGTCGGCCCGGCCACGATGAAGGTGGCGGCCGAGGAATGCGACAGCGTGAAGCTCCACGTCTTCTGCACGCGCAAGTATCTCGAGGAGAGCATCCTGCCGATCATCGAGGCGGGCCTCACCACGGCTGGCCGCAAGCGCGAGGATTTCGAGATCACCGGCGGCGGCTTCGTCGTCACCGGCAAGGACGACGCGGCAGTGGCGAAACTCTTCGACTGGGTGCGCTACCGGGTGGCCTTCTACGGCTCGACTCCGGCCTACTGGCCGGTCTTCGACGCGCATGGGCTGGGCGATCTCGGTCGCAAGCTCAACGCCATGACCAAGGCCGGCCAGTGGGACAAGATCGCGGGCGAGGTGTCTGACGACGTCGTTCATCTCTTCGCCGCCGTCGGCCGCCACGACCAGATCGCCGGGGCGATCGAGGCGCGCTTCGGCGGGCTGGTCGATGCGATCGGCGCCAGCGCCAATTCGTCCAGGCCGGCCGATCTGCCGCCTGGCCTGATCCAGGACCTGAAGAGGATTCCGACACGCTATCGCGCGGCGGCGTAGCGGCAAAAAGAAAAGCCCTCGCTTCGCAGCGAGGGCCATAGGTAGCCCGCGATTGTTGTGTGCGGGCGATCCGTGTGCCGGAAGGTCAGTGCAGGCGGTGTGGCAGTTCGGCGATCGCCTGGTCGACCAGCGCCTGGGTATTGCCGCTGCCGACCTGCTCGCGCAGCAGCGAGCGGGTGGCGCTCAGCGCCACATCGACGGCTGCGTCGCGCACCTGCTTGGTGGCGGCCGCCTCGGCCTGGGAAATGCGGTCCTTCGCCTGCTGCTCGCGCAGGGCAATGGCATTCTCGAGGCTGGTCTTGGCCCGCGCCTGCATGCGCTCGACCTCCTCGCGAGCCTGCTTGACGATGGCCTCTGCCTCGGCCGCGGCCTGTGCCAGCGTGCCCTCGGCATCGGCCTTGGCCTTCTGGGCGTCGAGCCGCAGCCGCTCGGCGTCGGCCAGCGCCCTGGAGATCGCCTCGGCGCGCTTGTCGAGCATGCCCGAGACGCGCGACCACAGCGCCTTGCCGACCAGCACGAAGAACAGGACGAAGGCGACGGCGACCCAGAATGTCGAGTCGGAGAAGACGCCGCCGTCGGAGGCGGCGTAGGCCGTGCTGATCATCGGCTGCCTCCCTTGACCGCCGCGGCGACCTTGACGTCGAGCGCCGCCGCGTCGGCCGGCTGGCCGGCCAGCTTGTGGTAGACGCTCTGCGCGATCTCGCCGGCCATCTGTTCGAGCCCGCTGAGAACCTGCGCGCGCTGATCGGCGATGCGCTTCTCGGCCTCGCCGATCCGGCCGCCGAGCCGCTCGCCGAGCGCCGCGAGCTGCGCAGTCGCGTGGGCGCTGTCGGCCTCGGCGCGCTCGCGCTGCAGGCGACGCGATTCCTCGCGGGCTTCCGCGAGGCGCTTCTCGTAGAGCGCGACGAGGGTGCGCGTATCCTCGTTGGCCTTCTCGGCCGCATCGAGGTCGGCCTGGATCATCGCCTGCCGGCGCTCGAGCGTGTCGGAGATGGCGGGGACCGCCATCCTCGACATGATGAAGTACAGCACCGCGAAGGTGATCGCGAGCCAGACGAGCTGCGGCGCGTAATCGCCGAAGTCCAGCTGGGGCATGCCACCGCTCGCCGCATGGGTCGGGCTGATCGCCGCCAGGGTCGCGAGACCGGCGGCGACGGCGCTGTAGGTCAGTTTGTGCATGGTCCTGGGAGCCAAGCCTTGAGGGCTTAGAACACGAACAGGATCATGAAGGCGATGACCAGCGCGAACAGCGCGACCGCCTCGGTGAGCGCGAAGCCCAGGAGCACGTTGCCGAACACGCGGGGGGCCGCTTCCGGATTGCGCAGCGCGCCCGACACGAAGCTGCCGAAGATGTTGCCGATGCCGACGCCGACGCCCGCGAGGGCGATGGTGGCGAGGCCCGCACCGATGAGCTTGGCTGCAGAGGCGTCCATTTGAGTATCCTTTCCTAGTGGCTGAGATGGATGGAGTCGTTGAGATAGAGGCAGGTCAGGATCGCGAAGACATAGGCCTGCAGGAAGGCGATCAGGAATTCCAGGCCGGTGAAGACCACGATGAAGGCGAGCGGCGCCCAGCCGCCGAGAATGCCCAGCATCACGACGAAGCCGCCGAACACCTTCAGCATGGTGTGGCCCGCCAGCATGTTGGCGAACAGCCGGATCGACAGGCTGAAGGGGCGGATGAAGTACGAAATGATCTCGATCGGCACCAGCAGCAGCAGCAGCACGAAGGGCACCCCCTTGGGCACGAACAGCGACAGGAAATGCGCGCCGTGGCGGGCAAAGCCGATGATCGTGACGCCGATGAACACCACCGCGGCCATCGCGAAAGTGACGACGATGTGGCTGGTCACCGTGAAGGAGTAGGGGATCATGCCCAGCAGGTTGCAGAGCAGGATGAAGACGAACAGGGTGAAGATGAACGGGAAGTACTTCTTTCCGGCGTCTCCGACGTTGTCGCGCACCATGCCCGCCACGAACTCGTACCCGAGCTCGGCCACCGACTGCAGCCGGCCCGGCACCAAGGAGCGACGGCGCATGCCGTAGACGAAGAGAAAGGTGGCGCAAATGACCGCGATGGTCATCCAGAGCGCGGAATTGGTGTAGGACGCGTCGAGGCCGCCGATCTGGAAATTGAGCAGTCGCTTGATCTGGAACTGCTCCATCGGACTATGCATTCGTCGTCCCCACTCCGACGGCCGCAGCCCTTCAGGGCAGCTTCCGGTCCTTGTTCGCGTCGGCCTGCAGCGAGCGGATCGCCCGCCAGGCGTTGTTGGCGCCGGCGACGAACCCGACCAAGAGCATCGTCACCAAACCCCACGGCGCCCAGCCCAACCAGCGGTCGAGCCAATAGCCGAGGAACCCCCCGACCAAAAGGCCCGCGATCATATCCACCAAGACGCGATAGGCAACGGCCGTTTGACGGTGCGACATTCCGCTTCCCTCGCCCTTTCCCGGCGCGGATTTCTCGACGTTGCGGCGTGCCTCGCGCAGCCGCGCGTCGATCTCGTCGGCGCGCTTGCGCTCGGCCTGTGGATCGTAGAACGGGTCGGGATTTTCCTTGTCCGTCAATTGGTTACCTTTTCATCACGGAGAACCGTGCATCGCCGTCCCGCGCCACCTGAGGCACCAGATCGACTTCCCAGTCGAGATACTGGCGCATCGCCGCCTCGATATTCTCTTTGAAGTCATAAGGGCGATACCAGACGTCGGTGGGAGGATCGGCCATACGGGTGTGACCCGGCTCGATCGCGAGGCCCGCCTCGCGCCAGGCCTTCATGCCGCCCTTCAGGACCGCCACCGCCCGTCCGCCTGCTTCCTCGCCGACTTCCGGCGCGGCGAGGGCGGCGATCTCGCCATCGGGCGAAACGAGCACGATGCGCGTCGTGCCGGCCTGCCGGTTCAGCATCGCCGGCAACGTGCGGCCGAGATTGGCGCGCACGGCGAACCACGCGCCCGGGATGTGGCCGTCGCGATAGCGCAGGCTGGTGTCGAGATCGACGACGAGGGTCGAGGCGCGCATGGCCTCCAGTTCCGCGGCCTCGACGCTCGGCGCCGCCGGAACGACGAAGCCCGCGGGGAAGCGCGGCTCGGCCGCGGTCGTGAGCTCGCCCGCATCAGGCGTGTGGGCGAGAACATAGGTCTCCTTCCAGCCCATCTGCAGCAGCCAGTGCGCCGTCATCGTGGCGCGCACCCCGTCGTTGTCGTGCAGCACGATCGCAGCGTTGCGCGCGCCGACATACTGGTCGGTCGCCTGCACGAGCTGGCCGCCGGCGGCGTGGCGGAAGCCCGCGAGATGGCCCTGCGCGTACTCGGCCGGATCGCGCACGTCGAGACGGTAGAGCGGCCCACCCCGGGCCTGCAGCGCGCGCAGGCCGGCAAGGTCGATCGTCCGGATGCCCAGCCTGCGGGCGACGTTGGCGGCGGCATCGCGCGCGAACCTTGCCGCTTCGGCGCCCTGCGGCCCGAAGCTGCGGGTTTCGCCGCGCGCCACCTTCAGGCCGGCGAGGTGCCAGCCCATGGTGCCGTTCTTCAGCGCCATCACCTTGTTGGGCAGGCCGGCGTTGATCAGCGACTGCGCGCCGATGATCGAGCGCGTGCGGCCGGCGCAATTGACGACGACCAGGGTCTTGGGGGCGGGCGCGAAATCCTTCACGCGGTAGACGAGTTCGGCGCCGGGACAGTCAACGCCGCCGGGGATGGACATGTTGGTGAACTCCGGCAACGGCCGCGAATCGAGGATCACCAGGTCGGTCCCGCCATCGACCAGTTTCTGCAGGTCGGCGGCGTCGATGCGCGGCGTGTCGTTGTCGTGCTCGACGACCTCGCCGAACGCCTTGCTGGGCACGTTGACGCCGGTGAAGACCTCGTAGCCCGCCTCGCGCCAGGCCTTCAGCCCGCCCTTCATCACCGCGAGGTCGGTGTAGCCCAGCCGC
This genomic interval carries:
- the gcvPB gene encoding aminomethyl-transferring glycine dehydrogenase subunit GcvPB encodes the protein MSASQDRSQGRAGGIVSGGAAAPATFTGNRGLQIEEPLIFEMGQPGRCGVDLPEPPKVKDRLNGLRRTGEIGLPGLSEPQVVQHYTRLSQKNYAIDMGVYPLGSCTMKHNPRINEKVARLPGIGDLHPLQPVSTVQGALELIDALAHWLKTLTGMPAVAMSPAAGAHGEMCGMMAIAAALDAKGERGKRRVVLAPESAHGTNPATAAALGFTVKPIPANERGRVDLAALKAALGPDVAAIMLTNPNTCGLFESEIVDIAKAVHDAGAYFYCDGANFNAIVGRVRPGDLGIDCMHINLHKTFSTPHGGGGPGAGPVVLSAALAPYAPYPWIVKQGDKWTIAEDGAAVGGRPLGRLKAFHGQMGMFTRALAYILSHGADGLKQAAEDAVLSANYVMASLKDIMTPAFEGPCMHECLFDDGFLKDTGVSTLDFAKAMIDEGYHPMTMYFPLVVHGAMLIEPTESQAKEDVDQFIGALRSLAERARSGTAADDFKAAPRFSPRRRLDETLAARKPVLRWRPGSNFKQAAE
- a CDS encoding type II toxin-antitoxin system VapB family antitoxin, translated to MPLTIRSEEVNRLAEALASRKRVNKTEAVKLALENELRRLDQAIPLRERLRPIQDRIGKRPATGLAADKKFYDDLSDDG
- a CDS encoding AtpZ/AtpI family protein, with protein sequence MTDKENPDPFYDPQAERKRADEIDARLREARRNVEKSAPGKGEGSGMSHRQTAVAYRVLVDMIAGLLVGGFLGYWLDRWLGWAPWGLVTMLLVGFVAGANNAWRAIRSLQADANKDRKLP
- a CDS encoding LysE family transporter: MTRGTAAGLMTTIGVSVGLGMYVALSLLGLSAVLIEYQWLTWAVRVLGGAYLIWLGIKLLRARPATLDETEVRGPVRGNALLFGFLVTLTNPKAIVLFASVFATAVTASTPVWLMALMIALVMASSLVWYSIVSLFMSSAPVMRRFRHARHWIERVAGASFVLIGGRVIADARNPVTP
- a CDS encoding TIGR03617 family F420-dependent LLM class oxidoreductase: MRIFTTLPQEDLRKVGPAARQIEADGYTGVATQENRHDPFLSLAVAGAATERIELHTSVAIAFARSPMVCANVGWDLAASTGGRFTLGLGSQVRAHNEKRFSVPWSAPAPRMREYVQAVRAIWAAWKGDGKLRYEGKHYRFTLMTPNFTPEPYDAPAPRIGIAAVGPATMKVAAEECDSVKLHVFCTRKYLEESILPIIEAGLTTAGRKREDFEITGGGFVVTGKDDAAVAKLFDWVRYRVAFYGSTPAYWPVFDAHGLGDLGRKLNAMTKAGQWDKIAGEVSDDVVHLFAAVGRHDQIAGAIEARFGGLVDAIGASANSSRPADLPPGLIQDLKRIPTRYRAAA
- the gcvPA gene encoding aminomethyl-transferring glycine dehydrogenase subunit GcvPA, whose product is MRYLPLTDSDRREMLQAIGARSVDELFRDVPASARLGAKVGGLPDHQGELEVERAFQAYAAKNVSPAAAPFFIGAGAYRHHVPSTVDYMIQRGEFLTSYTPYQPEITQGTLQYLFEFQTQVTLLTGMDVANASMYDGSTGTTEAVLMANRVTRRHKALISGGLHPQYRSIIETTGKWEGFESVVGKPDAEGLEDLIARVDKETSCVVVQNPSFFGHVRDFSRLAEACHAAGALLIVVVTEVVSLGLLKPPGEMGADIVVCEGQSIGNGLGFGGPYVGLFATRDKYVRQMPGRLVGETVDADGRRGFVLTLSTREQHIRREKATSNICTNAGLCALAFTVHLTLLGEAGFRRLAELNHAKASELADRIGALPGVKVLNDSFFNEFTVALPKPAAPVVEALAAKRILGGLPVSRLLPGDKSVENLLLVAVTETATEAGMAPLLAGLKEVL
- a CDS encoding F0F1 ATP synthase subunit C → MDASAAKLIGAGLATIALAGVGVGIGNIFGSFVSGALRNPEAAPRVFGNVLLGFALTEAVALFALVIAFMILFVF
- a CDS encoding F0F1 ATP synthase subunit B produces the protein MISTAYAASDGGVFSDSTFWVAVAFVLFFVLVGKALWSRVSGMLDKRAEAISRALADAERLRLDAQKAKADAEGTLAQAAAEAEAIVKQAREEVERMQARAKTSLENAIALREQQAKDRISQAEAAATKQVRDAAVDVALSATRSLLREQVGSGNTQALVDQAIAELPHRLH
- a CDS encoding type II toxin-antitoxin system VapC family toxin, which produces MFVDASAIVAILDREPEAELLADAIERNGSALTSAIAVFEATLGLCRTRHATIEEASADVLEFLRIASIQCMPLTAEEAQTALVAFARYGKGRGHPAQLNLADCFAYAMARNRGISLLFKGDDFTKTDIEPAV
- a CDS encoding F0F1 ATP synthase subunit A yields the protein MHSPMEQFQIKRLLNFQIGGLDASYTNSALWMTIAVICATFLFVYGMRRRSLVPGRLQSVAELGYEFVAGMVRDNVGDAGKKYFPFIFTLFVFILLCNLLGMIPYSFTVTSHIVVTFAMAAVVFIGVTIIGFARHGAHFLSLFVPKGVPFVLLLLLVPIEIISYFIRPFSLSIRLFANMLAGHTMLKVFGGFVVMLGILGGWAPLAFIVVFTGLEFLIAFLQAYVFAILTCLYLNDSIHLSH
- a CDS encoding F0F1 ATP synthase subunit B' codes for the protein MHKLTYSAVAAGLATLAAISPTHAASGGMPQLDFGDYAPQLVWLAITFAVLYFIMSRMAVPAISDTLERRQAMIQADLDAAEKANEDTRTLVALYEKRLAEAREESRRLQRERAEADSAHATAQLAALGERLGGRIGEAEKRIADQRAQVLSGLEQMAGEIAQSVYHKLAGQPADAAALDVKVAAAVKGGSR